A section of the Thermomicrobiales bacterium genome encodes:
- a CDS encoding MBL fold metallo-hydrolase has product MNESSPPIEHDTSGVTWLGHSTTLIQTGGQRILTDPILRRRVAHLRRRSDIRPANRPQQIDAVLLSHLHLDHCDLPTLRRLGDAAPLIVPEGAAAWLRRRGLPHAEEIAVGETRQIGGMRVRAVPAVHSGHRVPFGPTTATIGYVIEGSHAIYFAGDTDLFDDMSSLGAQIDLALIPVWGWGRTLGAGHLDPERAARAVSLIQPRLAVPIHWGTFHPYGTGIRDRRFLTEPAGRFADFARVFAPEVDIRIAAPGDLIRLS; this is encoded by the coding sequence GTGAACGAGAGCAGCCCGCCAATCGAGCACGATACCTCCGGCGTTACCTGGCTCGGGCACTCGACGACGCTGATCCAAACCGGCGGGCAGCGGATCCTGACCGATCCGATCCTGCGGCGGCGGGTTGCGCATCTCCGCCGCCGCAGCGACATCCGTCCGGCGAATCGACCACAACAGATCGACGCCGTCCTGCTCTCGCATCTCCACCTCGACCACTGCGACCTGCCGACGCTGCGCCGTCTGGGCGATGCGGCTCCGCTCATCGTGCCGGAGGGAGCGGCGGCGTGGTTGCGGCGGCGCGGTCTGCCGCACGCAGAAGAGATCGCTGTCGGCGAGACGCGCCAGATCGGCGGTATGCGGGTGCGCGCGGTTCCGGCGGTGCATTCCGGGCACCGAGTCCCGTTCGGCCCGACGACCGCGACGATTGGCTACGTCATCGAGGGGAGCCATGCGATCTACTTCGCCGGTGACACCGACCTGTTCGATGACATGTCCTCGTTGGGGGCGCAGATCGACCTGGCGCTCATTCCGGTCTGGGGGTGGGGGCGAACGCTCGGCGCCGGCCACCTCGATCCGGAGCGCGCCGCCCGGGCCGTCAGCCTGATTCAGCCGCGCCTGGCCGTCCCGATTCACTGGGGCACCTTCCACCCCTACGGCACCGGGATACGAGATCGGCGCTTCCTGACGGAACCGGCTGGGCGTTTCGCCGACTTTGCGCGCGTGTTCGCGCCGGAGGTGGACATTCGCATTGCTGCGCCCGGCGACCTGATTCGCCTGAGCTGA
- a CDS encoding metal ABC transporter permease produces MYSLSIVGWITEPWQLVFMQHAFMAIIIVGLVCGVVGAFVVLRGMAFVGDAFAHAVFPGIVIAFLLGSSIFIGALIAAAVVSLGIGILSQSDRLHEDTAIGVMFAGAFALGIALISSTRSYSRDLTSFLLGNILGVSQTDLILTAAIAVGVLSVLLIFRREIVLITFDRTLATSLGVHLWRYDQLFLILLALAIVTALQTVGNILVLAMLITPAATARLVADRLPPMLALSAGIGVVSGICGLYISYYWNVASGAAIVLVATAIFFVVWIVAQAREPLRRWRGVTEALPDVMPKIPQ; encoded by the coding sequence ATGTATAGCCTGTCGATCGTTGGCTGGATCACCGAGCCATGGCAGCTCGTCTTCATGCAGCACGCTTTTATGGCGATCATCATTGTCGGGCTGGTCTGCGGCGTCGTCGGCGCGTTCGTTGTCCTGCGCGGGATGGCGTTCGTCGGGGACGCGTTCGCCCACGCTGTCTTCCCCGGCATCGTCATCGCGTTTCTGCTGGGTTCCAGCATCTTCATCGGGGCGCTCATCGCCGCCGCCGTCGTCTCGCTCGGCATCGGCATCCTCAGCCAGTCCGATCGCCTGCACGAGGACACAGCCATCGGGGTCATGTTCGCCGGTGCGTTTGCGCTGGGCATCGCGCTGATCAGCTCGACGCGCTCCTACTCGCGCGACCTGACGTCGTTCCTGCTCGGCAACATCCTCGGTGTCAGCCAGACCGATCTGATCTTGACGGCGGCGATCGCAGTCGGGGTGCTCAGCGTCCTGCTTATCTTCCGTCGCGAGATTGTCCTGATCACGTTCGATCGCACGCTGGCAACGTCGCTCGGTGTGCATCTGTGGCGCTACGACCAGCTCTTCCTGATCCTGCTGGCGCTGGCGATCGTGACGGCGTTGCAGACTGTCGGGAACATCCTCGTGCTGGCGATGCTGATTACTCCGGCCGCAACGGCGCGCCTCGTTGCTGACCGCCTGCCGCCAATGCTCGCGCTCTCAGCTGGCATCGGCGTCGTGTCGGGCATCTGCGGGCTGTACATCTCGTACTACTGGAACGTTGCCTCCGGCGCGGCGATCGTGCTGGTGGCGACGGCGATCTTCTTCGTCGTCTGGATCGTCGCCCAGGCTCGCGAACCGCTGCGGCGTTGGCGTGGTGTCACGGAAGCGCTGCCGGATGTGATGCCAAAGATTCCGCAGTAG